A genomic segment from Dermatobacter hominis encodes:
- a CDS encoding IS3 family transposase produces the protein MTGFRFVDEHQAEYRISDLCRVAGVARSGFYAWSTREPSPRAVANAELLTEIRAIHTTSRGTYGAPRVCGQLRRNGIHVSRHRVARLMAANGLVGVHGRRRWRRGTHPETVTSQDLLQRDFTAPASDLRWVADISEFRCCDGKLYLAGILDLHDKTVVGWSMSERQTTDLVVAALVMALGRREPSDELLHHADHGCQYTSVEFTNRLADWGLRASHGSVGDCFDNAAMESFWATLKREIRHLHGAWEELTRSQLRTILFDYIEVFYNRSRHQQRLGDRTPAETYAATRAA, from the coding sequence TCTACGCCTGGTCGACCCGCGAGCCGTCACCTCGAGCGGTCGCGAACGCCGAGCTGCTCACCGAGATCCGCGCGATCCACACGACGTCTCGCGGAACCTACGGGGCGCCACGCGTGTGCGGGCAACTGCGCCGCAACGGCATCCACGTGTCGCGACATCGTGTCGCTCGGCTCATGGCAGCCAACGGCCTCGTCGGCGTGCATGGTCGACGCCGCTGGCGGCGCGGCACCCACCCCGAGACGGTCACCTCGCAGGACCTGCTGCAACGCGACTTCACCGCCCCCGCCTCCGATCTGCGCTGGGTCGCCGACATCAGCGAGTTCCGCTGCTGCGACGGCAAGCTCTACCTCGCCGGCATCTTGGACCTCCACGACAAGACCGTCGTCGGCTGGTCGATGAGCGAACGCCAGACCACCGACCTCGTCGTCGCCGCACTCGTCATGGCCCTCGGCCGACGTGAACCCTCCGACGAGCTGCTGCACCACGCCGATCACGGATGCCAATACACCTCGGTCGAGTTCACCAACCGCCTCGCGGACTGGGGCCTTCGAGCGAGCCACGGATCCGTCGGCGACTGCTTCGACAACGCCGCGATGGAATCGTTCTGGGCGACACTCAAGCGGGAGATCCGCCACCTCCACGGCGCATGGGAAGAGCTCACCCGATCCCAGCTGCGCACGATCCTCTTCGACTACATCGAGGTCTTCTACAACCGCTCACGCCACCAGCAGCGCCTCGGAGACCGCACCCCCGCCGAGACCTACGCTGCGACCCGAGCAGCCTGA